The following coding sequences lie in one Metallumcola ferriviriculae genomic window:
- a CDS encoding DUF456 domain-containing protein — protein sequence MLGVAMDTLMLTVIFIFMIIGIAGTLIPLVPGLPLIAAMVLIYAVLDGFQTISLTVLAIFLLLTGVGMAADFLSATIGAKKYGADRLGVYGSIVGMVIGLLTMGPLGLVLGPLAGAIIGETLSGKDFQSALKTGLGSLIGFLGGALIQFLIALLMVGYFIYLVLI from the coding sequence TTGTTAGGAGTAGCCATGGATACCCTGATGCTGACAGTTATTTTTATATTTATGATTATCGGGATAGCAGGAACCCTTATTCCCCTTGTACCGGGGCTTCCCCTTATCGCAGCTATGGTTTTAATATACGCTGTTTTAGATGGATTTCAAACAATTTCCCTTACCGTGTTAGCTATTTTCCTGTTACTCACCGGTGTAGGTATGGCGGCAGATTTTCTTTCTGCTACTATTGGCGCTAAAAAATATGGCGCCGATCGTTTGGGAGTATATGGAAGCATTGTGGGGATGGTTATCGGGCTTTTAACAATGGGACCGCTTGGCCTAGTTCTTGGACCGCTGGCAGGTGCGATTATCGGGGAAACTCTATCCGGTAAGGACTTCCAGTCGGCTCTAAAAACCGGATTGGGAAGTCTGATTGGCTTTTTAGGAGGCGCATTGATTCAGTTTCTCATCGCTCTTTTAATGGTCGGATACTTTATTTATTTGGTATTAATTTAA
- the glnA gene encoding type I glutamate--ammonia ligase, with the protein MENLTKEDVLKLARDNDVQFVRLQFTDIFGVLKNVAITVKQLEKALDGELMFDGSSIEGFVRIEESDMYLKPDPSTFVIFPWRPQEGAVARLICDVYNPDGTPFSGCPRCTLKRVVAEAEELGYSVNVGPEAEFFLFMVDERGLPTTITHDKAGYFDLTPVDLGENARRDMVIALQDIGFEVEASHHEVAPGQHEIDFKYDDALTTADKIATFKFVVRTIAQRHGLHATFMPKPIFGIPGSGMHTHVSLFQGNENVFFDANDKRELSETAYHFIGGLLKHARSFCAITNPTINSYKRLVSGFEAPVYVAWSEKNRSPLLRIPARRGVGTRVEVRNPDPAANPYLALAVIIKAGIDGIKNKIMPPEPTDKNIYDLDAKERNELGIDNLPADLIEAVQELQGSKVVREALGEHLYKRFVDAKIMEWDKYRSQVHDWELQEYLTKF; encoded by the coding sequence ATGGAAAATTTAACAAAGGAAGATGTCCTTAAGTTAGCACGGGATAACGATGTGCAGTTTGTGCGCTTACAATTTACCGATATTTTCGGCGTATTAAAGAATGTTGCTATTACAGTCAAGCAGTTAGAAAAAGCATTGGATGGGGAACTAATGTTTGACGGTTCGTCTATAGAAGGTTTTGTACGCATTGAAGAATCTGACATGTATCTCAAGCCTGACCCTTCAACATTTGTTATTTTCCCATGGAGACCCCAAGAAGGTGCCGTGGCAAGGTTGATTTGTGACGTTTATAACCCTGACGGTACCCCTTTCAGTGGTTGTCCCCGTTGCACCTTAAAGCGTGTCGTAGCTGAAGCAGAAGAGCTGGGCTATTCGGTAAATGTAGGTCCTGAAGCAGAGTTCTTCCTCTTCATGGTTGATGAAAGAGGATTGCCCACAACAATTACCCATGATAAAGCTGGTTACTTTGATTTAACGCCGGTGGATTTAGGGGAGAATGCCCGACGCGATATGGTAATCGCGTTACAAGATATAGGATTTGAGGTAGAGGCATCCCATCACGAGGTTGCCCCGGGGCAGCATGAGATTGATTTTAAATATGATGATGCACTAACTACTGCAGATAAGATTGCTACCTTTAAGTTTGTAGTCCGCACAATCGCTCAAAGACATGGCTTGCATGCTACCTTTATGCCCAAACCGATATTCGGTATTCCTGGTTCCGGTATGCATACGCATGTTTCCTTATTCCAGGGAAACGAAAACGTATTTTTTGATGCTAATGACAAAAGGGAGTTAAGTGAAACGGCATATCATTTTATCGGCGGTTTGCTGAAGCACGCACGCTCTTTTTGTGCAATTACTAATCCCACGATAAACTCGTACAAACGACTAGTCTCGGGATTTGAAGCGCCAGTTTATGTCGCCTGGTCTGAAAAAAATCGTAGTCCATTGTTGAGAATTCCGGCCAGAAGGGGAGTCGGTACTAGGGTGGAAGTTAGGAACCCGGATCCTGCTGCTAATCCGTATTTAGCATTGGCTGTAATAATTAAGGCGGGAATAGACGGTATTAAGAACAAAATAATGCCGCCGGAACCCACAGATAAGAATATTTATGACTTGGATGCTAAGGAGCGAAATGAACTGGGGATCGATAATCTCCCCGCTGACTTAATAGAAGCAGTTCAAGAACTGCAAGGCAGCAAAGTTGTTCGCGAAGCATTAGGAGAACACTTGTATAAGCGTTTTGTCGATGCTAAGATAATGGAATGGGATAAATACCGTAGCCAAGTCCATGATTGGGAACTGCAGGAATACTTAACTAAGTTTTAG
- the lexA gene encoding transcriptional repressor LexA: protein MSKYPNLSNRQASILDYIYQQISTKGYPPSVREIGAAVGLSSSSTVHSHLAYLQQTGYIRRDPSKPRAIELLDNEFQPKKEMTTVPLVGQITAGEPILASENVEDRYPLPLDLIGNPGEDIFMLKVRGDSMINAGILDGDQILVRSQSTASDGEIVVALLGEEATVKTFYKEASAIRLQPENDSLAPIISRDVQIIGKVIGLYRVIF, encoded by the coding sequence TTGAGCAAGTACCCTAACTTATCTAATAGACAGGCTTCTATCCTGGATTATATTTATCAGCAAATTTCTACCAAGGGATATCCCCCTTCTGTTCGCGAAATTGGTGCGGCAGTTGGTCTAAGCTCCAGCTCTACAGTACACAGTCATCTTGCCTATCTACAACAAACAGGCTATATTCGCCGGGATCCTTCAAAACCCCGGGCTATTGAACTGTTGGATAATGAATTTCAGCCCAAAAAAGAAATGACCACAGTCCCTCTTGTCGGTCAGATCACGGCCGGTGAACCCATCCTTGCTTCTGAGAACGTAGAAGACAGGTATCCCCTTCCCCTGGATTTAATTGGAAACCCAGGGGAGGATATATTCATGCTGAAGGTGCGGGGTGACAGTATGATTAATGCGGGAATTCTTGATGGTGACCAGATTCTTGTGCGTTCGCAATCGACTGCCAGTGACGGAGAGATTGTAGTGGCGTTGCTGGGTGAAGAGGCAACAGTAAAGACATTCTACAAAGAGGCTTCTGCAATAAGATTACAACCGGAAAATGACAGTCTAGCACCGATTATATCTAGGGATGTCCAGATAATAGGCAAAGTGATCGGCCTATATCGGGTTATATTCTAA
- the yneA gene encoding cell division suppressor protein YneA, whose amino-acid sequence MTQPYLVIGDKKRKAGRIRFILLILCVTIVMWLLGASFFDQNAVGSDQEMVQIVVEEGDSLWSICKELQMEGDIRRMIYQIKIINNLEQSTIYPGQVLLVPVH is encoded by the coding sequence ATGACGCAACCCTATCTTGTAATTGGTGATAAAAAGAGGAAGGCAGGCAGAATTCGATTTATTTTACTAATATTATGTGTCACTATAGTAATGTGGTTACTTGGTGCAAGTTTTTTCGACCAGAATGCGGTTGGCAGTGATCAAGAAATGGTGCAAATAGTGGTAGAGGAAGGGGATAGTCTGTGGTCCATCTGTAAAGAATTACAAATGGAAGGCGATATCCGACGAATGATCTATCAGATAAAAATTATTAATAATTTGGAACAAAGTACTATTTACCCTGGACAGGTTTTATTGGTGCCAGTCCATTAG
- a CDS encoding HNH endonuclease has translation METEENYVYKKEVDWSLLNEGLTLPLNNQVVFGRNMGQFLSRGESKSITMILDGRSYQAKITNVNFAERHNRKKDTLQIRYSPNGELSNALKTYFINSFKYISDKRKLREKGDRTMIRLPEDCKEYIAIYTTEYQDTYLLEAIVAEDISILKEIIKNKQERVLEANFNYDVIDGEPAIFETERLVKIRKLNRKIGDNLKLLYDYRCQICGTDVGKKYDSNVVEAHHIDYFIHSLNNDSDNQLITCPNHHSIIHNANPMFDRRRRIYLYPNGIQEGLVLNHHI, from the coding sequence GTGGAAACAGAAGAAAATTATGTATATAAAAAAGAAGTTGATTGGTCACTTTTAAATGAAGGTCTTACTTTGCCACTTAACAATCAGGTTGTGTTTGGTCGTAATATGGGCCAATTTTTGTCCAGAGGCGAATCGAAAAGTATCACGATGATTCTAGATGGAAGGAGTTACCAAGCTAAGATAACAAATGTCAATTTTGCTGAAAGACATAACCGAAAAAAAGATACATTGCAAATAAGGTATTCTCCGAATGGAGAACTGTCAAATGCATTGAAGACTTATTTCATAAATAGTTTTAAATACATTTCTGATAAAAGAAAACTCCGGGAAAAGGGTGACAGAACCATGATCCGTTTGCCGGAGGATTGTAAAGAATATATAGCTATTTATACCACAGAATATCAGGATACATATCTGCTTGAAGCAATTGTCGCAGAGGATATTTCTATTTTAAAAGAGATCATTAAAAATAAGCAGGAGCGAGTATTAGAAGCGAACTTTAATTATGATGTGATTGATGGCGAGCCCGCTATCTTTGAAACGGAACGTTTAGTTAAGATTCGCAAGCTTAATCGAAAGATAGGCGATAATCTTAAATTACTTTATGACTACCGGTGTCAAATTTGTGGAACAGATGTTGGTAAGAAGTATGACTCGAATGTAGTAGAGGCACATCACATCGATTATTTTATACATAGCCTGAATAATGATTCTGATAATCAGCTTATTACCTGCCCGAATCACCATAGTATTATCCACAATGCAAATCCTATGTTTGATAGGCGTCGACGTATTTATCTTTATCCAAATGGAATCCAGGAAGGATTGGTTTTAAACCACCATATATAA
- a CDS encoding DNA-3-methyladenine glycosylase family protein, producing MGTQVFTDNGIELNHIKDSEHKMAYLIDRIGNCTLNLRTDLFQSLIRIIIGQQLSIKAATTIWRRIERDLDEVSPEQIIAAPDDKLRSMGLSRQKISYAKYLSDTVLSDKLNLESMHDLSDKEVLELLTKIKGIGRWSAEMFMIFSQQMTLVLKERLNGSTISRSSPVKKQCKKWARYGSRIEQ from the coding sequence ATGGGTACCCAGGTATTTACAGACAACGGCATTGAATTAAATCATATTAAAGATTCAGAACACAAAATGGCATACTTAATAGACAGAATTGGAAATTGTACTTTGAACTTAAGAACAGATTTGTTCCAGTCCCTAATACGAATTATTATTGGCCAGCAGCTATCAATTAAAGCTGCCACAACTATTTGGAGGCGAATTGAAAGGGATCTAGATGAAGTTTCACCGGAGCAGATTATAGCTGCACCAGACGATAAATTAAGGTCAATGGGGTTATCCAGGCAAAAGATTTCGTATGCAAAGTACCTATCAGATACTGTTCTAAGTGATAAATTAAATTTAGAGAGCATGCACGACCTGTCCGATAAAGAAGTATTGGAGTTGTTGACAAAGATTAAGGGGATAGGCAGATGGTCAGCAGAAATGTTCATGATATTTTCTCAGCAGATGACGTTGGTCTTAAAAGAGCGGCTCAATGGCTCTACGATCTCCCGGAGCAGCCCAGTAAAGAAACAATGCAAGAAATGGGCGAGGTATGGAAGCCGTATAGAACAGTAG
- a CDS encoding DedA family protein: MVQIIETLNDYGIFGLYMSMLLEGSSIPFPGLAVVLTLGNFLDDGLLQLLAVALGMSLAYCAASFIPYLVGLKFQAKIPDYMFSKIRKVQLWFVRYGELSICLSRPFGIGNYISYVAGMSKVNPVRYAVLTLLGIFPWAFSILLLATIYKAGGEVHWLGSYHFGF, translated from the coding sequence ATGGTGCAAATAATCGAGACCCTGAATGATTATGGTATTTTTGGACTCTATATGTCAATGCTCCTTGAAGGTTCCTCAATTCCTTTTCCGGGGTTAGCTGTAGTGCTGACTCTTGGCAACTTCCTGGATGACGGCTTATTACAGTTATTAGCCGTAGCTTTGGGTATGAGCTTGGCGTACTGTGCGGCAAGTTTTATTCCCTATCTAGTAGGTTTAAAATTCCAAGCTAAAATCCCGGATTACATGTTTTCAAAAATACGCAAGGTGCAGCTATGGTTTGTACGCTATGGGGAGCTCAGCATTTGTTTGAGCCGCCCTTTTGGCATTGGTAATTATATTTCCTATGTTGCAGGAATGAGTAAAGTAAACCCGGTACGGTACGCGGTGTTAACTTTATTAGGAATATTTCCGTGGGCATTTTCGATACTGCTACTTGCCACAATTTACAAAGCAGGGGGAGAGGTGCACTGGTTGGGCAGCTATCACTTTGGATTCTAA